Sequence from the Nitrosopumilus maritimus SCM1 genome:
ATTTATCTAAGCTCATTTTTGAATAAGATCAGATCTTAGTACTACTAGTTGTTGATCCAACCTAATTTCTTGAAGTATGTAAACATCATAATTGCAGGGATTGCTGATGCAAGAATTACAATTATGAAAGTTGTAAATGGACCTAAGAACATTGGATTTTCATCAACTCCTCCTGGCAAATTTACGTTCATTCCATAAAATGTCCCAATTACTGTTGCTGGTATTGCCAGTGTGAATATTATTGTCAATACTGCCAATACCTTGTTTGTTTTTTCTGTACTTAGTACAAAATCAGTATCTTTGTAAATTTCCATTGTTTCTCTTGACTCTTCAAGTGTTTCAATTACTTTATCAATATGATCTATAATATCATCATAATACAATGAAAGATCTTCTTCATTTCTTTCAGTAAATTTTTTTACATTTTTTGTAATTTCTAATACAAATTTCTTTAATGGATTGGCTATTCTTCTTAGTCTGTTAATTTCTCGTCTAAGTAATGCAATGCTTCTTGCTACTGGTTTTGTTTCATCAAATACTCTATCTTCAATTTCATCTAGATTTGCAATGATCTTTCTTGAAGTATGTAAAAGGTCGTCTACTAACACATCTATGATTTCGTGAAGCAATAATCCTGATGATTTTTGTAATATTCTATTTTTTCTTTGTTCATCTGAATTTGATTTACAAATATCTACTAACTCTACAAGTGGTTTGAGATCCCCTTGATGAACTGTTACCAAGAAGTCTTTTCCTACAAATATTGATAATTGACTATTTTTTGAAATTCCTAATTTCTGAGTAAGTGGTGGAAAGTGAAGAATTACAAAGAAATGATCATCATAACTGTCTAATTTTGGAAGTTCGAATTTTGTCATACAGTCTTCAATGTTTAAAGCATTGAAATTGTACTTTTCAGCCAATTCTTCAACTTCTTCTCTATCTGGATTCTGTAGATCAATCCATACAAATTTCTCTGCATGTATTGTTTCAATTTTTTTCTCAATAGAATCCTCTATATTCTTCCTACCTGAGCGTAATCTATTTGAGATGAATCCTTTTCTCATGTCGAAAGGTACCCTGATACAACAAATTTAAAGCGATCGCTAAAGCCTACATAAAATCTATAGTTGATTATAAAATAAAGAACTGTGCTAAAATTTTAGGCTCTACTACTTGTAAGGAAGTAAATACATTCCACCGTAATAGGTCAGTCCGATTGTAATGGCCATTGCAACCCACCAAAATCTCATAATAGAAATTTTACATGGTTAATAATAAATCTACAGTCTAATTTTCATAAAAAATCAAAGATTATTACTGGATGATCTCTTTTCTTTATCTGTGGCCTTCGTAGTACAGTGGTTAGTATAGAGGATTGTGGATCCTCGGACAGGAGTTCGATTCCCCTCGAGGGCCCTCCTTTTATTTTATGAATTAGAATGATTCTAAACAGATTATTTGATTATGGAACTAGGATTTTGTTGGTCCAATATCCAACAAAGATGAAATATTTTTTATGTTGATATTTTTGAACATCTCTACTTCTTCTTCCTTGTTATCTATACTGATAAAGAGTAAATGCTCTTCATCAATCGGGATGGTCATTCTCTTAATCTTCTCATATGATGTAACTGAGTATAGAGGTCTTCCAACTTTGTCTTTGATTTCTACACGTGATTTCCATGACTCTATTGTTCGACTTAATTGCTCTTTAGTTTCTTCTAAAGAAAACAATTCTCTAATGTCATCTCGACGTTTTTGAAACAATAATTCCCCTTTTAGATTACACATGGCTGAAAATCTGATATTCTTATTTGACACCATTAAAACTTCTAAAAAGCTCTTGTAATCTTCCACCATCTCATTTTCACTTAATCACTAAAATACATATCTTGAATTTCCCATTTTCGACAATTTTAGAATATTCCAAATTTACTTGATTCCATCTCTTCTTTTATGGCCAACTTGAATCTAGGTGATTTATTTTCCAAATTATTGGTTAACCAAGTCAGGAATTTCTTTTCAGTACCTTTGCCCTTCAATTTGTCAAAATCAGGACCCATCATATCTACTAATTTCTGAACTAGTGACTTATTCACACTTAATACAAAAAAATGCCATCCAAATGCAAATTCTGAATCTGTCATAACAAAATCTTCCTCACTATGAACCATCTCCTCTAATAGAGATAATTGTCTAGTTAGTGCCTTGCTTGTTTTGTCATAATCTACTGCTGATACATTAATGTGCATTCTTTCGTCCATAATTGATTTGTGTTTAAACAAAATAAAAGGATTACACGAATTATTCTTTTAACATGGGTTCAAAATCTATGTCAAAATTCATTTTCATGAGTTTAATGTATGTCTGAATTGACTCTGGAATCTCTTCTCCGCAAGCAACTCCTAATTTTTTTGCATTGATCCAGATTACTAGAGTTTGAATAATTGTGAGAAATCGATCGTTTTTGATTTCAGGTGAACCAATTGCTTTTGTGTATCTTTCTGCAAATTCCCACGCTGTAACAAAATCTACACATTTTACACCAAACACTGCTAGCAACTGTTCTTGCATATTCTTTGCTTTTGTAAATGGTACTTTGTTTACGATGTATGGAAAGTCTACTTTATCTGGAATGCAATCTGGTAATGGCCCCCAAATAGTAATTATTCTTGTATCTGATTTTAATTCTTCAAATTTTTTTAACATTTGATTTGTAATATTTTCATCTGTAAACCAAAACAAAATTACTGTTGCATCAGAAATGTCTGAATCCAAAATATCTTGACATCTTAATTCAGCTTTGGTTTGTTTTTCTTCAAGATTTTTTTTTGCATTTTCAATTTTTTCACAATTATTGTCTATTCCTACTGCTTTTTCTACTTGGAATTCTTTTACTGCTATCTCTATTCCTTTTTCATCACTACATCCTAGATGATAAAAAATATCATCTTTTGTCAATTTTACAAATTTGAAAATGCTTCTTAGAGACTTTTCTGGTAGTTGAACATCCTCCCCGTTCAGTAAATTTTCTGGTAATGTATCTAAATACTCATCAATTCTCAATAATACTTGTTTTAAAAACGAGAATTTATTCTCTTATGCTTTCTAATTTGGAAACTGCTTGCCATAATTGGGTTCTAACATATGATGGCATATTGGGGTCTTGTGTTACATCATCAAGCAAGCTAATTGTATTTGCAGCTCTCACTGACAACGAATATTCTTCATTATTCAAATCAGCAATCAAATCAGTAATAGATTTTTTTATTGTTTTTGGGGTTGAGTTACTGCCAATAATCTGATTTAGTGTTTCAATTGCTTCTTTCATTGATTCTTTGTTTTGTTGCTCGTCTGCCATTTTTCCACCTTTTCTTAAAAATTAGAAGTATATAGTTACATCTCTACAAATACGCTATCTGATTCAACTGTCACGTTGTATGATGTTAAATCTCTAATTTTTGCTGGAAATTTTACTAGTTTTCCTGTTTTACAATCAAACTCTGCAGCATGCCATCCACATGTAACAACACAGCCGTCTAATTTTCCCTCTGAAAGACTTGCACCAGAATGAGTACACGAGTCATCTGTTGCACAATACTCTCCGTCGATATTTGCAACGAGTATGTCTCTTCCGTCAATAGATACCTTGATCATTTTTCCAGGAGGAATATCTGATATTTTTCCTGCAATAATTTTTCCCATTGAAGTTTTTATTTAATAATGCTTAATATTTTTTCGTAATACATGATTAGAAATGCAAAACCTTCTGACAAATCTCAAGTTTTGAAATTTTGCCAAAATACTTTTTCTTGGGGTGATTATGTAGAACATGTTTGGGATTATTGGTTAAATGAGGATTTGCTATTTGTTTATGAAAAACAATTTCCTGTTGGTATTTGTCATGCATTTTTTTCAAAGAACCAAATATGGATTGAAGGAATTAGGGTAGACTCAAATTTTCGAAAACAGAAAATCGCATCTGAACTTGTAAGTCATGTTGAATCGATAGGACAAAAAAATAATGCATTATTTTCATTCATGCTGATAGATGTTGAAAATTCAATTTCGCTTTCTATGGCTAAATCTCTTAAATATCAACTCTTAGAAATCTGGAATTTTTATTCACTTGAGCCTAAAAAAAACTCTAATTTTGATATCATCTTTGCAAAATCTTTAGATGCTTCTCTTTACCCTCATTACGTAAAGTCGTGGAGATGGCTTCCAATTGATAATACAATAGTGTCTGAACTTGTACAACAAAATAAAATAATTCAATCACAAATTAATGGTGAAGTTTCCACTGCAATTCTTTCTGATTCTGAGCATTTTGATAATACACTGATTGTTACGTTATTTTCAGGCTCAGAAAAAACATCTTTACAAATAATCTTGTTCTTACAAAACTATGCTATAGAAAATAACTATAATCGAATTCAAATATTGAGTACAGAAAAATTATTTGATTTAGAATTTTTAGATCATAAGCTTTCTTTTCATTTGTTGAGAAAAACTCTAGATTGATTTTATAACTTTAATTGTATTGTTTAAAACTCCCAAACCTTCAATCTCCATCTCCACCTTGTCCCCATCTTTTAAGAAGATTGCATTTGGTTTGTTTAACATAACTCCTGCAGGTGTTCCTGTAGAAATAATGTCTCCCTTCTCTAATGTCATTACTTTTGAGATTTTTGAAATTATTTCAGGTATTTTGATAAACATGTTGCTTGTAGAAGAATTCTGTCTTAGTTCTCCATTGATTTTGGTTGTTAATTTCAAATTTTGCGGTTCTTGAATTTCATCTGCAGTTGTGATCCATGGTCCGCATGGTGCAAATGAATCAAAGCTTTTCCCTCTAGTGAATTGTTTGTCTTTAAACTGAATGTCTCTGGCTGACACATCATTGAATACCATGTATCCAAAAACTACATTTTGTGCTTCTTCGACACTGATATTTTTACAATTTTTCCCAATTATCAAGGCTAATTCAACCTCATAATCTAACTGTGTAACAAAATCTGGGCATTCAATATTGGCATTATTTCCATTAAGGGCAGTTCTTGGTTTTATGACAATGGCAGGATCCTCTGGTGCTGTTAATCCCTGTTCTTTTGCATGATCTACATAGTTGAATGCTAAACAAATTATCTTATTGGGATTTGGAATCGGTGCTAATAATTTGAATTTAGAGAGATTTTCTTCATAAGGCAAATCTTGTATTTTATTTTTAATTTCATCAAACCATCCATCAAAAAGAAAATCTTTGACATTGTGTGGAATTGGAACACCTGTCAGGTATGTTATCTCGTCTTTTGTTGCAACTTTATCTTCTTTAACAAATCCATACGTTTCGTTATTCTCATGTACTAATCGTGCTATTTTCATGTCAATCACTTGTGTGTAAAAATTGCCTGATTCTGTGAATCTTTTCTACAATATCCAAACCTAACAAATTGAATTTCTTCTCCTTCCTTTAATTGAAGATACTGGGGTTCTGTATAAACGTCTAATTCTTCTAAACTATCTTCATTAAATTCTTCATCATTGAATAAAATTTTTGGAATAATCATTTTAATTTCATGTGCTGTTTTTTGTGGAACCCATTGAATTTTCAATATATTTGATGAATCTCCATCTCTCTCAAACTCTCCTTCTAATTCATTACCGATTTTTGTAATCTTGACATTACCTAATCCTAAAAGTCTGATTGTTGATTGTTCTTTGATTGCTTCTGAATCGTCTCCAGAAATGTAAAAATCTTCAGTGATTTCGATTTTTCTTTTACCCAAATCATTTATTGGATGATTAGGAACTTCAACTATTGTTGATTGCAAATTTTTTATTTTCAATTTTTTAGCATTTTTAACCATAAACAATCGCATACTATCTGCATCTACAAATTTCCTATTGAATGCCTCAAGAGCATCAAATGGTGCAAGTGTATTTGCTTTTGTTAGTCCCAAAGACATGATAAATTTTCTAATTGCCTCAGGTTTGATTCCTCTTCTTCTTAGTGCCTCTAGAGTTGGAAGTCTAGGATCATCATACCATGAAACTTTACCTTCTTCAATTAGGGGCTTGATTATTCTCTTTGATATGGGCATTCCTTTGAATTCGAGCCTGGAAAAAAAACCTTGTTGAGGTTTTCTCATGCCTAGTGCATCTAAAATTGCATCTATGAGTTCTTTTCTCAACTCAAATTCTTTTGAACGAAATGCGTGTGTGACACCATCTATGCTATCTTCAATTGCCACTGCAAAATCATAACTAGGCCAAATTCTGTATTTGTCACCTACTGTGTAATGTTTTTCATCAATGATTCGTAATAGTACGGGATCTCTCATAACTGCATTATCTGCTTTCATATCTCCACGAAATCTAACTATTGCTTCACCTGGTTTGAACTTGTTTTGCATCTTTTCCCAATTTTTGTTGTTCTTCCCAACATCTTCCATACTGCATTTGCAAGCTTTTCTTTCTCTACGATTTTGACTAATGTCTTCTCTTTTACAAGTACAAACATATGCTTTACCAGAATTAATTAATTCAATTCCTTTTTCATAAAATACTTCCATGTCATCAGAAGTACTTTTTACTTGATCAAATTCAATTCCCAACCATTCTAACCCTACTTTGATTGCAGCATGATACTCCATTCTTTCAGCTTCAGGATTAGTATCATCCATTCTGAGTATAAATTTTCCTCCATACATCTTTGCATATTCTGAATTAATTATTGCAGCTTTTGCATGTCCTATGTGTGGATAACCATTAGGTTCTGGAGGAAATCGTGTAACAACTTTTCCTTGTATTGCATCTTTCAGTTCTGGTAATCCTTCCCTTTCTTCTATTTTTTCTTTAGGTGCTAATGCTTCTGGGAATTTCTCTTCCATCTCTTTTTGTTGTTCTTCTGGTGATAGTTGATTTACTGATGCAACAATTTCTGAAATCTCTCCTGAAATTTCTTTTACTTTTGTTCTAAATTCTGGTTTTGTTCCAAGAATTTTCCCTAAAATTATTTTATCCTGAGTTTGCCCTCCATGCTCAAAAGCATTCTGAAGAGCCATTTTTCTAATCTCGTGTTTTATTTCTTCATCCATTGTAATTACCTGATATGATGTCTAGACACTTCTCTTAACTACAAAATCTAATAATGCAATAAGTTCAGTTTTTGCTGAACCAGAGTATTTTGAGAGTGATTTTTCGGCTTTTTCAGCGTATTTTAGTGCCTGTCTCCTGACACTGTCTTCAATACCAAGAGAACGAATTACATCTACTGCCTTGTTCAGATCATTTCTTGAAATTTTTGAATTTCCAAATGCCTTTAAAATAATTTTTTTATCTTTGCCTTTTGCGAGCTTTATTGCCATTAGTATTGGAAGTGATTTTTTACCTTCTCGAAGATCATTACCTACTGGTTTTTTTGTAATTTTTGGATCTCCCATCACACCAATCAAGTCATCAGTAATTTGAAATGCAATTCCTAGGTTTCTTCCAAATGATGAAAGATTTGAAATGTCTTTGCCTTTATTTGTAGCACATATTGCTCCCATTGCACAGGATACATCAAACAATGCTGCAGTTTTCTTTCCAATCATTGTAATGTATTGCGATTGTGTAGGAATTTTTTTTTCTTCAGCCATTTTGACATCAAGTAGTTGTCCCTCACAAACATCTACACATGCTTTTGCAAGTCGTGAGATAAGATGTGTTGTTGCAGTTGGTGATAATTTTGTATCTGAAATTACTTGATATGCTTTTGAAAATAACACATCTCCTGCAAGAATTGCAATCGGCATGCCGTATTTTCTATGTGTGGTTGGAACTCCGTGACGCATTTCATCATTATCCATAATGTCATCGTGAACTAAAGTAAAATTATGAACCATTTCCACTGCACTAGCTGCTGGCATTGCATTGGAAGATTTTCCTCCCAAAATTTGACAACTTCTAATTACCATGTATGGCCTGAGTCTTTTTCCTCCATGAACTATAAGATGACCTGCAGCATCATAGAGTTTTTTTGGATTACCTTTTAGTTTTGATTTAAGATACTTGTTTACAGTTTTTGCATTTTTTTCAATTTGTTTAGTTTTTTTCATTTACTAATCTCCATTTTTCTTCTGGCAAATGTGTTTTGATTGCATTTTGCAATCCTTCATGAACCTCATTCGTCATCCATGTAGATAAGATATTTGCATGTTTTTCAAGCACAGATTTATCTGATTTTTCAAGTAATTCTAATGCAATTAACATCCATGGACAATAAATTTCAGGTTTTGTTTTGATTTCTGAAAGTAATTCATCAGCTGAACTCCATTTTATTTCGTCTATCTCGCCTTCAATCTCTTTTAGTTCTGTCGATTTGTCAATTACTCCAATTAATGTTCCACAAATTTCATTTTCTGAACCTACATCTTTGTATGGCACATGATATTCGAATTTGTGTAAATAATCTAATTTTCCTTCAATACCTAATTCTTCAGGCATTCTTCTTTCACCTGATGAGACATAAGTTTCTGATTCTCTAGGATGGCTTGCAAATGTTCCATCCCAATCTCCTGGCCATAACATTTTTTCTTTTGCCCTTCTTGTTAGTACCAGTCTTCCACTATCATCAAACAATAATGCAGTAAATGCTCTGTGTAGTTTTCCATTTGGCAAATGACATTTTACTTTCTCTTCTTTTCCAATCGGATTATCGTTTTCATCTACTAAGATAACAAATTCTTCAGCCATTATTTCCCTCTGAACAATGTTCCTTCAAATTTCCTATTTTTAACCGCTTTCACTATTCTTTCAGGTTTGTTCCCATTGACAAAAAATACATTCATTCCCATCTTTGAAATTTTTGATGCCTCTTCTATTTTTCTAGTCATTCCTCCTGTTACATCCATTTTATTTTCAGAAATTGATGGACGTTCTCCTTTTAATTCGTGAATTAATTTTTTAGATTTAAGATCTGAATACACTCCGTCCTCATTTAATGCAAAAATACAAAGTTTGGGTTTTAGAATTTTTGCAAGATGTGTCATTATTTTATCTCCTGATAAAATGAATGTCTTGTTTTGTCCATACCATAATGCATCTCCAAAAGTGACTGGAATCAAGCCTGATTTTGAGATTTTTTCAATTTCTTTTACTTTTTTTGGTATTGGTTTGTTCCCTGTCATGAAATCTGTGGGTGGTAGACAGTATGGTTTTAATTTATTTTTTAGAAATGAATCTAAAATTATCTTGTTTAGTTCAATCATGGAATTTTTTACAATTGAAACTCCTCTCAAATCGTATTTTCTTTCTTTAGTGTGCATGTCATACTTAACAGACCAATAATGTCCATAGGATCCTCCTCCGTGAACTATTATTATTGGCTCTTGGATCTTTTTTAGACTCTTTGCAAGATTATCTATTGTCTTTCTTCTTGCTGACAGTGGTTTTTCCTTATTTGTAATAATTGAACCACCTAATTTTATTAGAATCATATTTGTTCCAAACTATCTATATAATTAAAAAGTATCCAGTCCTTTGAAATCAATTTTTACAGAAAAACATTCGTGATTTTTTTCTTTGAATTCTTTGATCGTATTTTCTAAATTTGATTCATCTGTAAGGGCAAAAATACATCCTCCTCCTCCTGCACCTGTAATTTTTGCACCAAATGATGAATTTTGTCCAGTTTGAATCATCTCTCTGAGTTTGGCATTTGAAATTCCAATTCTCTCCAAGTACTCTTGATTCTTAATTACTCTCTCACCAAGTTCTCTAATGTTATTTTCTTTTAACAATTCTAATACATTTTCAATAAGATGTGATTCATCTTTACATAATTTTGAAAATTCTGCTTCATTGTTTTTTTTGAATTTTCTTACTCCTGCCACAACACTTTCTGTTGAATGTTCAACATTTGAATTTGCTATAACTAGATGAAAATTAGGCTCAGATTCTATTTTGGAAAACCCATTTTCCTTGTCGTACTCCATTAATCCTCCAAAAGTGCAAACCGTACAATCTGCACCTGATGTGTTTTGAAAAATTGTTTTTTCTGCCTCTATTGCAAGTTTTAGAATCTCTTCTTTTGAATTATTTTCAAATAGATTTGAAATTGCAGCTGCTCCTGCTACACAACAAGCAGATGATGAACCTAAACCAACACCTAATGGAATTT
This genomic interval carries:
- a CDS encoding magnesium transporter CorA family protein; the encoded protein is MRKGFISNRLRSGRKNIEDSIEKKIETIHAEKFVWIDLQNPDREEVEELAEKYNFNALNIEDCMTKFELPKLDSYDDHFFVILHFPPLTQKLGISKNSQLSIFVGKDFLVTVHQGDLKPLVELVDICKSNSDEQRKNRILQKSSGLLLHEIIDVLVDDLLHTSRKIIANLDEIEDRVFDETKPVARSIALLRREINRLRRIANPLKKFVLEITKNVKKFTERNEEDLSLYYDDIIDHIDKVIETLEESRETMEIYKDTDFVLSTEKTNKVLAVLTIIFTLAIPATVIGTFYGMNVNLPGGVDENPMFLGPFTTFIIVILASAIPAIMMFTYFKKLGWINN
- a CDS encoding SAM-dependent methyltransferase — protein: MRIDEYLDTLPENLLNGEDVQLPEKSLRSIFKFVKLTKDDIFYHLGCSDEKGIEIAVKEFQVEKAVGIDNNCEKIENAKKNLEEKQTKAELRCQDILDSDISDATVILFWFTDENITNQMLKKFEELKSDTRIITIWGPLPDCIPDKVDFPYIVNKVPFTKAKNMQEQLLAVFGVKCVDFVTAWEFAERYTKAIGSPEIKNDRFLTIIQTLVIWINAKKLGVACGEEIPESIQTYIKLMKMNFDIDFEPMLKE
- a CDS encoding UPF0147 family protein; translation: MADEQQNKESMKEAIETLNQIIGSNSTPKTIKKSITDLIADLNNEEYSLSVRAANTISLLDDVTQDPNMPSYVRTQLWQAVSKLESIRE
- a CDS encoding Rieske (2Fe-2S) protein; this translates as MGKIIAGKISDIPPGKMIKVSIDGRDILVANIDGEYCATDDSCTHSGASLSEGKLDGCVVTCGWHAAEFDCKTGKLVKFPAKIRDLTSYNVTVESDSVFVEM
- a CDS encoding GNAT family N-acetyltransferase; its protein translation is MIRNAKPSDKSQVLKFCQNTFSWGDYVEHVWDYWLNEDLLFVYEKQFPVGICHAFFSKNQIWIEGIRVDSNFRKQKIASELVSHVESIGQKNNALFSFMLIDVENSISLSMAKSLKYQLLEIWNFYSLEPKKNSNFDIIFAKSLDASLYPHYVKSWRWLPIDNTIVSELVQQNKIIQSQINGEVSTAILSDSEHFDNTLIVTLFSGSEKTSLQIILFLQNYAIENNYNRIQILSTEKLFDLEFLDHKLSFHLLRKTLD
- a CDS encoding fumarylacetoacetate hydrolase family protein; this translates as MKIARLVHENNETYGFVKEDKVATKDEITYLTGVPIPHNVKDFLFDGWFDEIKNKIQDLPYEENLSKFKLLAPIPNPNKIICLAFNYVDHAKEQGLTAPEDPAIVIKPRTALNGNNANIECPDFVTQLDYEVELALIIGKNCKNISVEEAQNVVFGYMVFNDVSARDIQFKDKQFTRGKSFDSFAPCGPWITTADEIQEPQNLKLTTKINGELRQNSSTSNMFIKIPEIISKISKVMTLEKGDIISTGTPAGVMLNKPNAIFLKDGDKVEMEIEGLGVLNNTIKVIKSI
- a CDS encoding glutamate--tRNA ligase; amino-acid sequence: MDEEIKHEIRKMALQNAFEHGGQTQDKIILGKILGTKPEFRTKVKEISGEISEIVASVNQLSPEEQQKEMEEKFPEALAPKEKIEEREGLPELKDAIQGKVVTRFPPEPNGYPHIGHAKAAIINSEYAKMYGGKFILRMDDTNPEAERMEYHAAIKVGLEWLGIEFDQVKSTSDDMEVFYEKGIELINSGKAYVCTCKREDISQNRRERKACKCSMEDVGKNNKNWEKMQNKFKPGEAIVRFRGDMKADNAVMRDPVLLRIIDEKHYTVGDKYRIWPSYDFAVAIEDSIDGVTHAFRSKEFELRKELIDAILDALGMRKPQQGFFSRLEFKGMPISKRIIKPLIEEGKVSWYDDPRLPTLEALRRRGIKPEAIRKFIMSLGLTKANTLAPFDALEAFNRKFVDADSMRLFMVKNAKKLKIKNLQSTIVEVPNHPINDLGKRKIEITEDFYISGDDSEAIKEQSTIRLLGLGNVKITKIGNELEGEFERDGDSSNILKIQWVPQKTAHEIKMIIPKILFNDEEFNEDSLEELDVYTEPQYLQLKEGEEIQFVRFGYCRKDSQNQAIFTHK
- a CDS encoding polyprenyl synthetase family protein; translation: MKKTKQIEKNAKTVNKYLKSKLKGNPKKLYDAAGHLIVHGGKRLRPYMVIRSCQILGGKSSNAMPAASAVEMVHNFTLVHDDIMDNDEMRHGVPTTHRKYGMPIAILAGDVLFSKAYQVISDTKLSPTATTHLISRLAKACVDVCEGQLLDVKMAEEKKIPTQSQYITMIGKKTAALFDVSCAMGAICATNKGKDISNLSSFGRNLGIAFQITDDLIGVMGDPKITKKPVGNDLREGKKSLPILMAIKLAKGKDKKIILKAFGNSKISRNDLNKAVDVIRSLGIEDSVRRQALKYAEKAEKSLSKYSGSAKTELIALLDFVVKRSV
- the idi gene encoding isopentenyl-diphosphate Delta-isomerase, whose translation is MAEEFVILVDENDNPIGKEEKVKCHLPNGKLHRAFTALLFDDSGRLVLTRRAKEKMLWPGDWDGTFASHPRESETYVSSGERRMPEELGIEGKLDYLHKFEYHVPYKDVGSENEICGTLIGVIDKSTELKEIEGEIDEIKWSSADELLSEIKTKPEIYCPWMLIALELLEKSDKSVLEKHANILSTWMTNEVHEGLQNAIKTHLPEEKWRLVNEKN
- a CDS encoding isopentenyl phosphate kinase; this translates as MILIKLGGSIITNKEKPLSARRKTIDNLAKSLKKIQEPIIIVHGGGSYGHYWSVKYDMHTKERKYDLRGVSIVKNSMIELNKIILDSFLKNKLKPYCLPPTDFMTGNKPIPKKVKEIEKISKSGLIPVTFGDALWYGQNKTFILSGDKIMTHLAKILKPKLCIFALNEDGVYSDLKSKKLIHELKGERPSISENKMDVTGGMTRKIEEASKISKMGMNVFFVNGNKPERIVKAVKNRKFEGTLFRGK
- the mvk gene encoding mevalonate kinase, translating into MKSKASAPGKVILFGEHFVVYGVKAILCAINKRIAVTAEKIDERKISIKSNIGHLELEPNKPISEINSPLKPFYYLANKIIQDKNFGIKIDVESEIPLGVGLGSSSACCVAGAAAISNLFENNSKEEILKLAIEAEKTIFQNTSGADCTVCTFGGLMEYDKENGFSKIESEPNFHLVIANSNVEHSTESVVAGVRKFKKNNEAEFSKLCKDESHLIENVLELLKENNIRELGERVIKNQEYLERIGISNAKLREMIQTGQNSSFGAKITGAGGGGCIFALTDESNLENTIKEFKEKNHECFSVKIDFKGLDTF